A region of Microbacterium suwonense DNA encodes the following proteins:
- a CDS encoding HAD family hydrolase, whose protein sequence is MSSEPLAVLWDMDGTVVDTEPYWMDAETALVESYGGSWTDDDALQLVGNGLVDSARVLQRYGVRMEADAIVQRLTDDVASRLRADGVPFRPGARELLADLRANGVRTALVTMSMKRMALDVVSLIGFTAFDLVLGGDEVPRPKPFPDPYLRAAELLGVDIADAVVIEDSATGVAAGRASGAVTLGVPHILPLDGAGAHELWPSLVGRTTTDIRALHRRLAKEDSR, encoded by the coding sequence ATGAGCAGCGAACCCCTTGCGGTCCTCTGGGACATGGACGGCACCGTCGTCGACACGGAACCCTATTGGATGGACGCCGAGACCGCACTCGTCGAGTCCTATGGGGGCTCCTGGACCGACGACGACGCTCTGCAGCTGGTCGGCAACGGCCTCGTGGACAGTGCACGGGTGCTGCAGCGGTACGGGGTGCGGATGGAGGCGGATGCGATCGTGCAGCGTCTCACCGACGACGTCGCCTCCCGGCTCCGGGCGGATGGCGTGCCGTTCCGGCCCGGTGCGCGCGAACTGCTCGCCGATCTGCGAGCGAACGGGGTGCGCACCGCGCTGGTGACCATGTCGATGAAGCGCATGGCGCTGGACGTGGTGTCGCTGATCGGGTTCACCGCCTTCGATCTGGTGCTCGGCGGCGACGAAGTGCCCCGACCCAAGCCGTTCCCAGACCCGTATCTGCGTGCCGCCGAGCTGCTCGGCGTCGACATCGCCGACGCGGTGGTGATCGAGGACTCCGCCACCGGCGTGGCAGCCGGGCGCGCGTCAGGTGCTGTCACGCTCGGAGTGCCGCACATCCTCCCGCTCGACGGGGCCGGGGCGCACGAGCTGTGGCCGTCACTCGTCGGACGCACGACCACCGACATCCGAGCGCTGCATCGTCGTCTCGCGAAGGAGGACTCCCGATGA